A genome region from Alkalimarinus coralli includes the following:
- a CDS encoding flagellar hook assembly protein FlgD: MSDFNTVSPTNDVLSQYSFKTPENKGTGDLGKNEFMELMVAQLNNQNPLEPQENGEFIAELAQFSSLEEMQSLTATVEGFTSSYQSTQALQASAMVGRSVLVNASTGPTSVAGTISGVVDLPASTSDLRISVLNESGELVNQYDMGQQLAGQVSFLWDGKNNTGDQMPAGRYTIKAEASYSGKTEQVATMLSANVDSVSIGSNSAITLNLAGMGGVPLNEIRQIN, translated from the coding sequence ATGAGCGATTTTAACACTGTTTCGCCAACCAACGATGTGTTGAGTCAGTACTCTTTTAAAACGCCAGAAAATAAAGGGACTGGTGATCTTGGCAAAAATGAATTTATGGAACTGATGGTTGCCCAGCTTAATAATCAGAATCCGCTGGAACCCCAGGAAAATGGTGAGTTTATTGCCGAGTTGGCCCAATTCAGCTCGCTGGAAGAGATGCAGTCGCTGACCGCTACGGTGGAAGGATTTACGTCCAGTTATCAGTCCACACAAGCGCTTCAGGCTTCTGCGATGGTTGGCCGATCAGTACTGGTTAATGCTTCTACGGGGCCAACCTCTGTTGCAGGCACTATTAGCGGTGTTGTTGATCTGCCTGCCAGTACATCTGACTTACGAATATCGGTCTTGAACGAGTCGGGCGAACTAGTGAATCAATACGACATGGGGCAACAACTTGCCGGTCAGGTTTCGTTTTTATGGGATGGTAAAAATAACACAGGTGATCAAATGCCTGCCGGTAGATACACCATAAAAGCTGAAGCCAGTTACAGCGGAAAAACGGAACAGGTTGCTACAATGCTGAGTGCGAATGTGGATAGCGTATCCATTGGAAGCAATAGTGCAATCACTCTGAATTTAGCCGGAATGGGTGGTGTGCCGCTAAACGAGATTCGTCAGATTAACTAA
- the flgC gene encoding flagellar basal body rod protein FlgC produces MSLNRIFDIAGSAMSAQSMRLNTTASNIANADTASSSTDEVYRARKPVFASIQQSVMKTGFNTAFTDMPESQGVEVKGIVESDAPLDMRYQPDHPMANDDGYVMYPNVNVVEEMTDMLSASRSFQTNVDVMDAAKTMMQRILTLGQ; encoded by the coding sequence ATGTCTCTTAACAGAATATTTGATATTGCCGGTTCGGCTATGTCGGCTCAATCCATGCGTTTGAATACCACGGCCAGTAACATTGCAAACGCGGATACTGCCAGTAGTAGCACCGATGAAGTGTATCGTGCGAGAAAACCTGTATTTGCATCGATTCAGCAATCAGTGATGAAAACAGGGTTTAATACGGCATTTACCGATATGCCAGAATCGCAAGGGGTTGAAGTAAAGGGAATTGTTGAAAGTGATGCCCCTTTGGATATGCGCTATCAGCCAGATCATCCTATGGCAAATGATGATGGGTATGTCATGTACCCAAACGTGAATGTTGTAGAAGAGATGACGGATATGCTTTCCGCGTCACGTAGCTTTCAAACAAATGTCGATGTCATGGATGCCGCTAAAACCATGATGCAACGAATTCTAACGCTAGGCCAATAA
- the flgB gene encoding flagellar basal body rod protein FlgB: MSISFDNALGIHEQALNVRVKRAEVLANNLANADTPGFKARDLDFKAVLNSKLNQPGEAAPMSVAKTNSKHLSTASASSESLLYRNPTQPSIDGNTVDTQQEMAAYMKNAMDYQASFQFLNGKFKSITNAIRGE; this comes from the coding sequence ATGAGCATTTCATTTGACAACGCATTAGGCATACACGAACAGGCACTGAACGTTCGGGTAAAACGTGCTGAGGTGTTAGCTAACAACTTGGCTAACGCAGATACGCCAGGGTTTAAAGCACGGGATCTGGATTTTAAAGCCGTGCTGAATAGCAAACTTAATCAGCCTGGTGAAGCCGCTCCGATGTCTGTTGCAAAAACAAACTCAAAGCATTTATCAACGGCGAGTGCATCCTCAGAATCACTTTTGTACCGAAACCCCACGCAGCCTTCGATAGATGGCAATACGGTCGATACTCAGCAGGAGATGGCGGCCTATATGAAGAACGCGATGGATTATCAAGCCAGTTTCCAGTTCTTAAATGGCAAGTTTAAATCAATTACAAATGCAATAAGGGGTGAGTAA
- a CDS encoding AAA family ATPase translates to MIKAFSVSNYRSLKDIVSPLSRLNVVTGPNGCGKSNLYKALRLLSDTARGNLISSIAQEGGLDYTFWAGPDEFSKSMKDGSAPIQGNAKKKNSRLRLGFVGENFGYSISLGMPPPQGYAGYQEPSMFQFDPEIKRECIWAGNTYRPSSCLIDRNGPIVKVRSGRKWEVYDTRLNTYESILSEISDPVSVPEVYEVRQSIRNWRFYDLFRTDADSIIRTPQIGTRTTVLDHDGHSLVAALRTIYEIGDRDALYESIEDAFPGATIGFEADAGNRFSLKFIQNGLLRPLNQAELSDGTLRYLLLVAALLTPRPPSLLVLNEPETSLHPDLLPALGRLIIRAAEQTQVWVVSHASRLIASLEANNECNSIALNKELGETFILDQGLLDAPAWHWQD, encoded by the coding sequence ATGATCAAAGCCTTCTCAGTATCTAACTACCGCTCCTTAAAAGACATCGTATCGCCGTTGTCACGGTTGAATGTCGTTACAGGTCCAAATGGTTGTGGTAAGTCCAACCTATACAAAGCGCTACGCTTATTGTCAGATACAGCTAGAGGTAATTTAATTTCTTCTATTGCACAGGAAGGAGGTCTCGATTATACCTTTTGGGCTGGGCCAGACGAGTTCAGCAAATCAATGAAAGATGGTTCGGCGCCTATTCAAGGAAATGCAAAAAAGAAAAACTCACGGCTAAGGTTGGGGTTTGTCGGAGAAAATTTCGGTTATTCTATTTCGTTGGGTATGCCTCCTCCTCAGGGTTATGCTGGATATCAAGAACCGTCGATGTTTCAGTTTGACCCTGAGATCAAGCGTGAGTGCATTTGGGCTGGAAACACCTATCGTCCAAGTTCTTGCTTGATTGACAGAAATGGGCCTATTGTCAAAGTTCGTTCCGGTCGAAAGTGGGAGGTTTATGACACGCGTCTCAACACTTATGAAAGTATTTTGAGTGAGATAAGTGATCCTGTGTCAGTACCCGAGGTTTATGAAGTGAGGCAATCTATCCGGAATTGGCGTTTCTACGATTTGTTCAGAACTGATGCTGATTCGATTATTAGAACGCCGCAAATTGGCACGCGAACAACTGTTCTCGATCATGATGGCCATAGTTTGGTCGCCGCGCTAAGAACAATCTACGAAATTGGAGATCGAGACGCCTTATATGAATCTATAGAAGATGCGTTCCCTGGTGCCACGATTGGGTTTGAGGCTGATGCGGGTAATCGGTTTTCGCTTAAGTTTATTCAAAACGGACTGTTGCGGCCGTTAAACCAGGCAGAATTATCTGATGGTACGTTACGTTATTTACTGTTAGTGGCGGCATTGCTTACACCTCGACCACCTTCACTACTGGTGCTAAATGAGCCGGAAACCAGCCTGCATCCAGATCTGCTTCCAGCATTAGGGCGCTTAATTATTCGTGCGGCGGAGCAAACACAAGTTTGGGTGGTCTCCCACGCTTCGCGTTTAATTGCAAGCTTGGAAGCTAACAACGAATGCAACTCCATTGCTTTAAACAAAGAGCTAGGCGAAACATTTATTCTGGATCAGGGGTTATTGGATGCTCCAGCTTGGCATTGGCAAGATTAA
- a CDS encoding nitroreductase family protein — MSHPVTEFLLQRNSFARLTSPAPEGELLDTLFQTALRAPDHAMLRPWRYLVIEGDALKRLGDLFASSALNADPDLSPAQQEKCRKMPTRAPMIIVAIASTQENPKVPEIEQIVSVGVGVGYLLVALQAEGFGGMWRTGPLAYNPEVKKGLGLTAEEHIAGFLYVGTPEGKPKAVPTHDVNTYVKKWN, encoded by the coding sequence ATGTCGCATCCCGTCACAGAATTTTTGTTACAACGTAATTCATTTGCTCGATTGACATCTCCTGCCCCAGAAGGCGAACTTCTTGATACTCTTTTTCAGACAGCTCTGCGAGCGCCTGACCATGCTATGCTCAGGCCTTGGCGATATCTGGTGATTGAAGGGGATGCCTTGAAACGACTGGGTGACCTTTTTGCGTCCAGTGCGCTCAACGCCGACCCTGATCTATCGCCCGCTCAGCAAGAAAAGTGTCGTAAAATGCCGACTCGAGCCCCGATGATTATTGTGGCGATTGCATCGACGCAAGAAAACCCTAAAGTACCCGAAATTGAGCAAATTGTTTCAGTGGGCGTCGGGGTCGGTTATTTGCTCGTTGCGCTACAGGCAGAAGGCTTTGGCGGCATGTGGAGAACTGGCCCTCTTGCTTATAACCCAGAAGTGAAAAAAGGGTTGGGGTTAACGGCTGAAGAGCATATAGCGGGCTTTCTTTATGTGGGAACACCCGAAGGTAAGCCGAAAGCGGTGCCAACTCATGATGTAAATACATATGTTAAAAAATGGAACTAA